The Equus przewalskii isolate Varuska chromosome 17, EquPr2, whole genome shotgun sequence region CTCGTTCCAGACTTAGTCGGAAGCACATAAAATTATCACCTATTACGATAAAGCATAATTTTACTGGTCATGTTTGCACAGGAGAACAACGCAGATAACCTGCCCTGTACAGATGCACAACGATTGTGGGGTAACGTGATGAGGAAAACACGTTCCCAAAATTCCTATGGTGGTTTGCATTTCTTAAGCCCCTTAAAGGATTTGAAAGTGCTTGAAACCATTAATACCTAAATCCTTACATCGAGGCCAGGACCACTAAATATAAGGTAAAAAGGGAGAAATTCGTCACAGTAACCCGGGAAATGGATAGCTGTTCAGGATGCAGGTAGCAGCACGTTTAATTAAGCAAACCTACGGAATCCCGGTCTCAGGAGGACGAAGCTACTGACCGTCACCGCGCAGCCCTGTGCATAGGTTCTCACAGACCCTAACTACGGTGCACGAGATGGGCATCGCGCGTATTCTGCTGTTACAGGTAAAGGCCGCGGTGGACGACTGTGTGCAGAGCAATTTAGGGggtttaaataatttctttaggaGAGATCCCTACACTAAAATTACAGGATGAGCGACAATGAACGTTGAAAAAAACGTTGTACATATTGCCAAAATTGCTTTCCAGACTGGTTTTAAAATTAGCAAAGCCCAAATCCAGCCAATCGTTAACTTGGGATATACCCAAAGTCTCATTTATGAAATCAACTATTTTagtgtgtccttctgtgtgtgtTATGGGCTGTTTGGAGGGCTATaaccccccaaattcatgtgtaaGTACTAACTCCCActagctcagaatgtgactttgtAAATAGGGCCTTAACAGAGAGAATTAGATTAAATGTGGtaattagggtgggccctaatccagtaactggtgtttctttataaaaagggaTTAAGATACAGACATGTACAGAGCAAAGACCATTTAAAGACAGAAGATGGTCATCCGCAAGCCAAGGAGCGAGGTCTCTAAGTAAACAACCCTGCGCACACCTTGATTTCCCAGCTTCCGGTCTCGAGAAGTGTGAAGGAATTTCCTGTTGTATAAACCACCCAGTGTCTGGTACTGTTATTACAGCCCTGACAAATATAGTGTATAACGCTAAAAAAAAGTTGTGGTGGAAACGAAActtgaaactttattttctaattaatgaatttgaacatttcctcttctcttgtgACTTGACACATTCACACCTCATTACTTTTTTGAATGTACAgttctttgtccttttgttttttaattgtaaagTTTTCAATTTTCATGTAGTTAAAGCTGTTCCATCTTTACTTCTGTCATGTTTGTAAACTGAGAAATTCTTTTCAGAGGAAttctctaaaatgtttttaagttttcctgttttctttaaaaaggaaacttaTCTGGAATTTTGTGATGTGTGAAGTGaaattcttttgctatttttctccATATCATTTATCACTTACCCTAACACAATTTATGGAGTAAtccttctattttttaatgtttttggatactgctttaattatatattaacCTCCTATATAAATAATACTGTTTATACTCTTGTTCTATTATTCTAGCCTTATCCCCCACCCCATCATAGTTTTAATATTTGCAGCATTATAAAGATTGGGGCTAATCCCTTTTTCATGGTTACCATTATCATTTATTCTTCTAGATTTGCTTTAGAAGTATTATATCAAGTCTCATCCCTACCTCTACTACCACAATTGGAAATAGGatttaatggaaaagaatgatcagttttcttttcaattcacTAGTGAAACAGTAACTAATCTAACCACTTTGCTGAACTGATGAAAAGTTCTGTGTATTCTAATTTATCTAATTACATGTCTGTTATTTCCTTAGACTGCGCTCCTGCAGAGCAGGCAGTGTCCAAAGCACCTTTGTATCCAAGCCTGGAAGAACCTCAATAAATTAATTactatctgcaaagcacaataaagcaaggTATGCCTGGACTAGTTTTAGCTGTTCAAAAATAGATGAGAATACATGTCTTCAGAAATACCCAGCAGAGAGAGCTTATAAATGTGTTGCTAAGTGGATTTGGAAATTCCCAAGTTCAACCAGGGTATAAATTGTTAACTGTTCAATTTGCCATTAACCAAAAAGTCTTCAAGCCGTCTACGCAACAGAGAGCTCCAAACCAAGGTCTAACAGGATCCAAATATTCTAATGCCTAAGTGCAGGTACAATTCTAGACTGGTGAAGGAGGTTTCAGGCATCGTTTGACTATACTGTCCCTTAAGCTCATCCACCTTCCTTTGCTGTGAAATCATGATTATCTGGCAACTTCTGgatcaagggttggcaaactttttcttaaaaggccagacagtaaatattttaggcttgttggccatttggtCTCTATCACAGATAATTAATACTGCTGTTTTAGCACAAAACGGCCAGAGacaatacacaaataaatggaatggcTGAGTTCCAAgatgttatttacaaaaataggtggccAGTCTGAGGGCTGTATATTGCCAACCTTGGGTCTAGATGGGAAACCACATTGCTTTCTTTGTAAAGAGAATTTGGGTTGATCCGCAATATTCCAGTCTTAGTGGTTTATACTTACTGCCAATTAATACATGGAACAGAACATCAGTCACCCAACTGCTGATGTGATTAATGTGAACCAGTCAACCCACTGGGAGTGGACAGAAATCAGTGTTTGGATCTTGATTCTCCTAGTGCCTACCATAGGCCCAAGGTGGGCAGCCAGTATACCTCCCTATCTATGAGATCTTTATGGCTATAACTGAGCACACATTATTAGAATGAGCTCTAAGAACCAAAAAGTCACCATATTGGCaccactgaaaaaaaaatggccaagTTTAGAATAAAAGTTGAGAGAACGCCCATCAGTACAAAAACATCTTGACCATCAGTAAAAGCCTCTCAAGAGTGATGacaaaaaaattcaatgtttggagaaggaagagatcaGGTATAACAAGTGGCAAAACAAACTGGCCAAAAAAGAGGCTTTAATATTTCTAGAAACTAAATGATTAAGTTAAAAGGGTGAAACAAAGCATGAGGGCATTAGTAGAACTAGCACTTCAGTTTAGTGGGAGGTATAGATGCTTGTAACAAGAGGACAGCTGCAAGCTAACTCCCAAACTACAGTTAAGAATCAAAACATTAATTAGACCAGCCATCTGCAGAAATGAGACAAACCAAGAAATGTTATCAGTTTTAGGAATACCCTAAATCTAATCAAGGTGATCTAGGCAGTGAGAAGAACATGGTTCTTGATGAAATCAATGGTAGGGTCTGATAAATGGCCTGATTAGGTGAGAGCCCTATAGTAGAAATAATGCAGGAGAGCAGCTTCCATTTACTCACTACAGATCCCTTACTACATCCAGAAGCTTTacacatgatttcatttaatcctcacaatagtgTCATGAgggaatattattattattatttttatttttgaggaagattagccctgagctaactactgccagtcctcctcttttttgctgaggaaacctggccctagccaacatccatgcccatcttcctctacttttatatgtgggacgcctaccacagcatggcgtgccaagtggtgccatgtccacacccgggatccgaaccagcgaaccccgggctgcccagaagtggaacatgcgaacttaaccactgtgccaccaggcgggccccgggaatattatttatagatgagaaaaataaagcttggAGATGTTAACTTGTCTAAAGTTACTAGTAGGGGGCAGAACTATAATTCAAACACAGACCAGGACCCTACAACTTCTGCTCTTAACCAACTCCTTGCATTTTTCAAATGGATCATCTTTAGAACTCTGTcctgcaatattttaaaagatatgcttTAGAAAAATGTTCCATGGAAAGTTGAGTGTTTACTGTAATCCAGGACTTCTCTCGGCCTTTACTGTAAATCTAAAGAccagagaaaataacaaatggaGTAGCTGGCCTTTCTAgatcatttctttatcttttccttcctctttccacctGCAGAAAGTGAataattaatggaaaataatacTTCCAGGATGTGGACTAGATATGGTAGGAGTATGTAATTAAGGTGTTCAAAAATGCCTGGATTTGAGgttcagcatttaaaaataaatgtttacatgtaataaaaattaaacaggagggttttttttttaacttaaggaaATACATTGGATAATAGTTATAGTAAAAAATATGCTCTAAGAATGGGAGTAAAAGTTGTTTGGCTCCCCTTGGTATGACCAACTCATAGAAGATCTTTGTTGTAAACAAGCAGAAAGATGATGCAATCTGTGACATAATTAAAACTGGGTAAACCACAATGGGTGTGTTGCTTGAATAGTTTGCCAAATATTTGTCCAGGTCTATTATAGCTATTGAGCAAATGGGTTGGCGTGAATAGTTATGTCCTTAATGTGTACATCATTAAGAGGTCGATATGTCTTCTCATTTACTGGTAACTTCTCCAGTTCATCTAGAGTCTCCAGACCATCTATTACCCTGAAAGAGAAATGACAGAATGTATGAAAATTTCCTCAGATTGAAACATAATATCCAAATGTCTATATCAATGATAGTCCCCTTAAGAGAAAAGGACCATGTTTCATAGTTCTTTGAATTGCCTAAGTGAGTGTACAATAAACTACCGATTTGATTTTCTGCCATAGATATGGGccaaaattcagaaacaaaaattcatttttatgccTTTAGACAACCGTAGCAATAGATAGGAATATTCCACCTAAGTATCTAAAGGTTGTGTTCTGCCCCATTCACACAGCATAGCTACAAATGGGGCCAATACAACCAGTAGTAAGATTTTCATTGCTATAGGAAATACCCAGAGAAAGTGTGTAAGGATGACACTATTATCAGTACTGCCCTACACGGAACGTCTTGAAGAGGGTGGCCACTTTGTACTTTATTGTTTAAATATGGTGTTTTGACTTTTTGCTTCTGGATGACATCGAAAAgcgataataataaaaataggagaAGAGAAGATAGACAGTTAAGCCTCCTTCCAGCAAGCCCACTTCATGTTTCCACCAAGGAAAACCACATTGAGAGCTATTCTTTAAATATGTTCTGGAAAGTTAGTCTAAAACATTTGCTAAGAAAAGGTGGCTTTTTAGATTATACCTCTTAGTGCAACTCAAATCAATTCCCAAGACTTATCgtatgcacttaaaaaaaaaagataacagatttacattttatttagcatttccACTAAAATGGCACTACAGTCAAAACCTTTTGATTTTACTCCTAAATGTAGGACAGTTAAGGTCTTTAAATTCTAAGTTTTAAAGACTTTCTCACCATCTGGGTCAGTAAGGGCAAGAAACAGAGGATACAGGAAACAGATCTCAGGCAAAAAAGGGCATGTAGAACTGAGGCAAGTCAGTCTAGCCAGGCATCTGGGACACAGGCCCCTGTGAGAACCAGTGGAAAGCTATGTACCATCTTCCTAGaaaaatgtgtgtgcatatacaaaAAACACACAATTTCAGGGAGTTAATGGACCTAAGGTTAAGAATCCTTGTTCTAAACGCTACAGTTTTGTTACAGATCCTATAAAATAAGTCCTAGTAATTACTGATTGATAATTCTGAATGGTGggttaaggaagaaaataaaaggaagagaaccaGGATTATTCACATAAAGGCTGTACTATTTCATTAATGTCATTGATGATTATTCTATAAATTAGACATAAGTATATCGAATGAAAAAAATTGTGgcatcttctatttttaattaaccTAACTTGGCATccaaactgttaaataaaactCAAGAACTGTGCCTTGGTTTACTGagcatagtaaatatttgttgacaaaCTGATCTCCTCTTGGTTTATAAAAGCAATTCCCAGGTATAGTGCTTGTAATGGATATTCTGGCAGAGACGCTAAATGCTCCCTAGGATCCAGTCTCCCCCGTTTCTCACAGAAACCTGATTTTATGGAGAGGGCCAGTACATCCAGCTGGAAAACATCTCCTGCCCTCCCTTGGAGGTAAGAGGAAGCCACACTGCTAACTTCTGGGTCTTCCAGGAAAGCTCTTTAGAAAGTGGCTGACTCAGCTGGCAAGGACcttctgcctttcctcctcctttctgcctggaacacagatGTTCCAACTGGAGCTGTGCCGCCCACATTATTACCATGAGGTGAGCCTGAGGATGGAAGCTAAAGATgatcaagaagaaagacaaaggcaCCTGGAACATTGGTGACATAATGGAACCACCATCCCAGtccatcttgtttaagccactgtttttCAGATGTTATTGCAAGATGCTCTTCTTAATGAAAACAGATATGTTACTATTAACTTGCATAACAATCCTGAAAAAACAGTACATGCCCTTCTTTtacaaaataaggaaactgaggctcagagaggctgtaagtttcccaaggtcacagtgcTGGTGAGTGGTGGACTTAAATTCCAGATATTTTTAGCTCTCATACTGCTCTTTCAATATTAGTTATGCTACTATCACAGCCACTCATATACATCCTTTGCATTGAAATTCCAAGGAAGAAAACCTTAACCAGAATACTCACTTCCCAAATACTGTGTATTTCATGTCCAAATGTGGCTGCTTGCCATAGGTGATGAAGAACTGAGATCCATTGGTGTTTGGGCCATTATTAGCCATGGATACAACACCTCTAACATTGTGCTGAAAAAGACAGACCAAAgtattaatttaactttttatataaatattccaaatataGGACTGACACAAGACATGCGCTCTTTACCTTCCCACTATTTGAGGAAGCAAGGAAACATTTCATCAGCTTCTCTCTATTAGGGCTAACCCAAATGTTCAGTTTCTGTATTATCTGTATCTCTGTATATAAATGGTTTATACATCAAATCATATTCCccaattaatttcattttcattttgcgaGAAGTACAGCCACCAACACTTTTAGCAATACCAATGTGTAATGGAAATAATCCTTACATTTATATTAAGGAACAGTGTGCTGGCATGAAACGATCAGGCAgataacaaaaccaaaatccGCATAATCTCATCACACATACACTGGACTCTGgctagtttctttatctgtaaaacaagggaGGTTGGACTAGTTCAGGGGTTTATTTGTAATCCAAATGCTCACAAGGGTCAGC contains the following coding sequences:
- the PPIL3 gene encoding peptidyl-prolyl cis-trans isomerase-like 3, which codes for MSVTLHTDVGDIKIEVFCERTPKTCENFLALCASNYYNGCIFHRNIKGFMVQTGDPTGTGRGGNSIWGKKFEDEYSEYLKHNVRGVVSMANNGPNTNGSQFFITYGKQPHLDMKYTVFGKVIDGLETLDELEKLPVNEKTYRPLNDVHIKDITIHANPFAQ